One region of Variovorax sp. J2L1-78 genomic DNA includes:
- a CDS encoding MBL fold metallo-hydrolase has product MTPTKKFASQADLEEKKVTFSQISEHAWAYTAEGDPNSGIIIGDDAVLVADTQATPAMAADVIRRIREVTDKPIKYVVLTHYHAVRVLGASAYKPEQIIASQDTYELIVERGEQDKASEIGRFPRLFSNVETVPPGLTWPTMTFTGKMTLWFGKLEVQLLQLGRGHTKGDTVVWLPGEGALLSGDLVEFGATPYAGDAYFNDWPTTLMNVAALKPNVLVPGRGAALTTPEEVTKGLTETREFIADVYANVQRGVDAGKDLNAVYKETYAALKPKYGHWVIFDHCMPFDVTRCFDEATKHVHPRIWTAERDVEMWRTLEG; this is encoded by the coding sequence ATGACGCCAACCAAAAAGTTCGCTAGCCAAGCCGACCTCGAAGAAAAGAAGGTCACGTTCAGCCAGATTTCGGAGCACGCGTGGGCGTACACGGCAGAAGGCGACCCCAATTCCGGGATCATCATCGGCGACGATGCTGTCCTGGTGGCTGATACCCAGGCAACGCCGGCGATGGCCGCCGACGTCATCCGCCGAATCCGTGAAGTGACGGACAAGCCTATCAAGTACGTGGTGCTCACGCACTATCACGCGGTACGGGTCCTGGGGGCGAGTGCCTACAAGCCTGAGCAGATCATCGCGAGCCAGGATACGTATGAACTGATCGTTGAACGAGGCGAGCAGGACAAGGCCAGCGAGATCGGTCGCTTTCCAAGGTTGTTCAGCAATGTCGAGACGGTCCCTCCGGGGTTGACATGGCCGACCATGACATTCACCGGGAAGATGACCTTGTGGTTTGGAAAGCTCGAAGTGCAATTGCTGCAGCTCGGCCGCGGCCATACCAAGGGTGATACCGTCGTATGGCTTCCCGGAGAAGGTGCGTTGTTGTCAGGCGACTTGGTCGAATTCGGGGCCACCCCTTATGCGGGGGACGCCTACTTCAACGACTGGCCCACCACACTAATGAACGTTGCGGCACTGAAGCCAAATGTTCTGGTACCCGGCCGTGGTGCGGCGCTCACCACGCCAGAAGAGGTGACAAAGGGACTGACTGAAACGCGCGAGTTCATTGCTGACGTCTATGCCAACGTCCAACGTGGCGTTGATGCAGGCAAGGACCTGAACGCGGTCTACAAGGAAACCTATGCCGCTCTCAAGCCAAAGTATGGTCATTGGGTGATTTTTGACCATTGCATGCCATTCGACGTGACGCGCTGCTTCGACGAGGCTACCAAGCACGTCCACCCGCGAATCTGGACTGCTGAGCGCGACGTGGAAATGTGGAGAACCCTGGAAGGATGA
- a CDS encoding Bug family tripartite tricarboxylate transporter substrate binding protein, which translates to MNQVRISRRGLLQAALLTAAIPSSVFAQESRPIEWVVGYAAGGGSDVLARTVGDAMGKSLGQAIVINNKPGAATNIAAGYVANSKEFGHLLLTADFATLAVNPWLFSKLPYDPAKDFRPVGMLARFPMLLVISPKVPAKNLAEFLAWAKENGPVTYGSAGVGSPHHLTAELFRERTGLNLQHAPYRGAAPAVQDLMGGQIPFAFIDTASVQQYITTGKLRALGVASPGRLATMPEIPTLSEQGVKDFTAYAWQGLVVPAGTSPDVVSKLSKALQEALNSTQVKARFQTLALEGMPGTPQQMTAYVDAERERWGKVIKANSIRID; encoded by the coding sequence ATGAATCAAGTACGAATCTCTCGCCGCGGCTTGCTGCAGGCGGCACTTCTCACCGCCGCGATCCCCTCGAGCGTGTTCGCGCAGGAGAGTCGGCCGATCGAATGGGTCGTTGGCTACGCCGCAGGCGGCGGTTCGGACGTTCTCGCACGGACCGTCGGCGATGCCATGGGTAAGTCTCTTGGTCAAGCCATCGTCATCAACAACAAGCCGGGTGCGGCAACCAACATCGCTGCTGGATACGTTGCGAACTCGAAGGAGTTTGGCCACCTCCTGTTGACCGCCGATTTCGCGACGCTGGCTGTGAACCCCTGGTTGTTTTCAAAGTTGCCGTACGACCCCGCGAAAGATTTCCGTCCCGTCGGGATGCTGGCGCGATTTCCCATGTTGTTGGTAATCAGCCCGAAGGTGCCGGCAAAGAATCTTGCCGAGTTTCTGGCGTGGGCCAAAGAAAACGGACCGGTCACCTATGGCTCGGCTGGTGTCGGAAGTCCACATCACCTGACGGCCGAACTTTTCCGGGAGCGCACGGGGTTGAACTTGCAGCACGCGCCGTATCGCGGCGCCGCTCCAGCCGTACAGGACCTGATGGGAGGTCAGATCCCATTTGCCTTCATCGATACGGCCAGCGTGCAGCAATACATCACGACGGGAAAGCTTCGTGCACTGGGCGTCGCCAGCCCCGGCAGATTGGCCACGATGCCGGAAATTCCAACGCTGAGCGAGCAGGGCGTGAAGGACTTCACTGCTTACGCATGGCAAGGGTTGGTGGTACCGGCAGGTACCTCGCCCGATGTCGTGTCGAAGCTGAGCAAGGCGCTGCAGGAAGCCCTCAACTCCACGCAGGTGAAGGCTCGATTCCAGACGCTTGCGTTGGAGGGGATGCCAGGCACGCCGCAGCAGATGACCGCCTACGTCGATGCGGAGCGTGAACGTTGGGGCAAGGTCATCAAGGCCAACTCCATCAGGATCGATTGA
- a CDS encoding tannase/feruloyl esterase family alpha/beta hydrolase: protein MTMLPTGHPVLVPGRISRACFIAAAALLAGCGGGGGSDAPSGGGGESSTADVSPSISCASLAGQTVGNVQVTGAVPVAATAEVPAYCKVNGTQVGTQHDIEVRLPDVWQRRFVQQGGGGFDGSIPPVGAKNVALAQHAVLTANNGGHRDPSGAVLLNNQAVVQLYAHTAINVATKFGKAIAERYYAKTPSYSYYQGCSNGGRGALNAAAKYGSEFDAVIAGAPTRNLTGQIEQWTRASALAVPSPTKLTAINSAAVAKCDVLDGAKDGIVSNWSACQFDPTTDVPASVGLTPEEASAVKTLMTDLRLADGRTIYSGFGIGSMSQWGPAYASLGVGHMRNIVLNDASWAPSSFSVDAYYPTISGVIDGSYDFSASVSGLSDYLKAGKKIVVWHGSDDSLLSHKDTVRTWEPVVSTAGTAAQANARLYIASGVSHCGGGPGADTFDLLTPTMAWVEKGVDLGTPTASKVGALGETLFTRPLCQFSTYPKYNGVGDLNSATSYQCSAT from the coding sequence ATGACGATGCTTCCGACTGGACATCCAGTACTCGTACCCGGAAGGATTTCCCGGGCCTGTTTCATCGCTGCGGCGGCGCTGCTCGCCGGGTGTGGTGGGGGTGGTGGTAGCGACGCGCCTTCAGGGGGAGGAGGGGAGTCGTCGACGGCCGACGTCTCACCATCCATCAGCTGCGCTTCACTGGCTGGACAAACCGTCGGGAATGTTCAGGTCACCGGGGCGGTGCCTGTAGCCGCCACAGCCGAGGTGCCTGCTTATTGCAAGGTGAACGGCACCCAAGTTGGGACGCAGCACGATATCGAAGTCCGCCTGCCCGACGTTTGGCAGCGCCGCTTTGTCCAGCAAGGCGGGGGCGGATTCGACGGCTCAATTCCTCCTGTTGGGGCGAAGAACGTGGCCCTTGCGCAGCATGCGGTCCTGACGGCCAACAATGGTGGCCACCGTGACCCCAGCGGTGCCGTCCTCCTCAACAATCAAGCCGTCGTGCAGCTGTACGCCCACACGGCAATCAATGTTGCGACCAAGTTCGGCAAGGCGATTGCTGAGAGGTACTACGCAAAGACGCCGAGCTATTCCTACTATCAGGGCTGCTCGAACGGCGGGCGAGGCGCGCTGAACGCGGCGGCGAAATATGGCTCGGAGTTCGACGCCGTCATTGCGGGGGCACCGACCCGAAATCTGACCGGCCAGATTGAGCAGTGGACACGGGCTTCTGCGCTCGCAGTACCTTCGCCGACCAAACTCACGGCAATCAATAGCGCTGCGGTGGCCAAGTGCGATGTGCTGGACGGCGCGAAGGACGGAATCGTTTCCAACTGGTCGGCATGCCAGTTCGACCCCACAACCGACGTTCCAGCGAGTGTCGGGCTGACGCCTGAGGAGGCATCTGCAGTCAAGACGCTCATGACGGACCTGCGGCTCGCTGACGGCAGGACGATCTATTCGGGCTTCGGGATCGGAAGCATGAGCCAATGGGGGCCTGCCTACGCCTCGTTGGGAGTGGGTCACATGAGGAATATCGTTCTCAACGACGCGAGCTGGGCGCCAAGCAGCTTCAGTGTGGACGCCTACTACCCCACCATTTCCGGAGTGATCGACGGCTCTTACGACTTCAGTGCGTCGGTGAGCGGTCTCTCCGACTACCTCAAGGCCGGCAAGAAGATCGTGGTTTGGCATGGTTCCGATGACTCTTTGCTGTCGCACAAGGACACCGTGCGCACCTGGGAGCCAGTCGTCTCCACTGCAGGCACGGCAGCGCAGGCCAACGCGCGGCTGTACATCGCTTCGGGCGTGAGCCATTGCGGAGGCGGGCCCGGCGCTGACACCTTCGATCTTCTAACGCCCACCATGGCTTGGGTCGAGAAGGGCGTTGACCTCGGAACGCCAACAGCGTCGAAGGTCGGCGCTTTGGGCGAGACGCTGTTTACACGTCCGCTTTGTCAGTTCTCGACGTACCCGAAGTACAACGGCGTCGGCGATCTGAACAGTGCCACCAGCTATCAGTGCAGCGCAACATGA
- a CDS encoding DUF2783 domain-containing protein has protein sequence MPLNTTPNLTAPDEFYQALIDAHGDLSPPESNALNARLVLLLANHIGSLDILREALRAARGQAE, from the coding sequence ATGCCGCTCAATACCACCCCGAACCTGACCGCACCTGACGAGTTCTACCAAGCGCTGATCGACGCACATGGCGACCTGTCACCCCCGGAGAGCAACGCCCTGAACGCGCGGCTTGTCCTGCTACTCGCAAACCACATCGGCTCGCTCGACATCTTGCGGGAGGCGCTTCGAGCCGCACGCGGCCAGGCCGAATGA